tctcattttttattttaacctatTGCTTAACTAGAACTCCCCATGTTCCACCAGCTGTTCATTGCCTCTACTCCTGTCATAGAGCACTTCCACGGTCTAGTCCACCTTCCCTGTTTCCTTTGAACAGGTAGTTCCTGGACCTGCTGGGAATAATTTGGCTAACAGAGATCAATGTACCGCCTGTTCCCTCTGGTTGGGTGTTATCCACAAACTTGCAGGAAGTGCCGTCCTTCCCATTATTCATGGTGTTCATGAAAACATTAAAGACTATTGGTCCTACTGCTGATCCCTGAGAGACCCCACCAGTAAGTGTCTTCTAGCTGGGCTTTGCACTACTCATCATAACTGAGCCTGGTAGTCCAGCCGATTTTCCACCCACCTTATCATCCTCTTAATGAACCCGTTCATGTCCAATTTGGTCATCAAGGAAGTATGAGAGAGGCTGTCAGAGGTCTTGCTAAACTCTAGGTACACACATCCGCTGCCCTTTCCTTGCCCACAGTATGTGTTACCTCATGAGAAAGCAGTGAGGTTTGCCTTCAACTACACTAGAGTCTCAGCTcagaagcagctctgtggagagGGACATCAGCCCTGGCTGAGCTCTCCCAGAAGAGCTCTGTGGCAATGATGTCACTGAGGTCACtaaagggaaggggggaagccTTGGCTGCACTGTCTCCAAGCTGGACCTTAGCTCAGGCAGACAAACACTCAGGAGGGGAGACAGACTTAGAAAATTTACCCACTATGCACAGCCCTTGTCAGAAAGAGGGTCTCTTTTGGAAGCCCCTCTGGAATAGCAGCAGGGAGGGTCAGTTGCTGGGCACTCAGACTGAGATTCCAATTGCAGGACATGAAGGACGTGGCTGAGGGGGCTTTTGGGTTATGAATTAGGAGGGAGTCTTCTTGGGTCAGGCTGCTCTTTATAGGGCGATGAAGACCTTGTGGCTCCTGGTAAAGCCTCCAGCTCCCCACTCAGTAGTACCTTGCCTCCTTTGCGACAAGGAAaccaggctgctcctcacccatccttgtgctctgcttcctccctgccctctctcccaggtgcatcTCCAGCACAGAGACATGTCCTGCTATGACCGGTGCCTGCCATGCCACCTCTGTGGCCCAACCCCGCTGgtcaacagctgcaatgagccctgtgtcaggcagtgccagaactccactgtCGTCATCCAGCCATCTCCCGCGGTGGTGACTCTCcctggccccatcctcagctccttcccaccgaacaccgttgtgggctcctccacctccgctgctgttggctcctccacctccgctgctgttggctcctccacctccgctgctgttggcagcatcctcagctgtgatggagtgcccatcacctctgggtgctgtg
The nucleotide sequence above comes from Mycteria americana isolate JAX WOST 10 ecotype Jacksonville Zoo and Gardens chromosome 22, USCA_MyAme_1.0, whole genome shotgun sequence. Encoded proteins:
- the LOC142419789 gene encoding feather keratin Cos2-3-like, which produces MSCYDRCLPCHLCGPTPLVNSCNEPCVRQCQNSTVVIQPSPAVVTLPGPILSSFPPNTVVGSSTSAAVGSSTSAAVGSSTSAAVGSILSCDGVPITSGCCDLSCISSHYRGSRCPPC